One window of the Lactococcus lactis genome contains the following:
- a CDS encoding VOC family protein gives MANIHPYLTFNNTKEALDYYKDVLGATNISRLPLAEEQAEQFGVPIEKASDLTMHSQFDILGSTIMAADNFMKVDPLVYDSISILIDLDSEDEQAVSQADAFWNKAVESGTVTVNLPFENQFWGGKMGDFTDKYGVRWMLHAQPYSKLQSNS, from the coding sequence ATGGCTAATATTCACCCTTATCTTACTTTTAATAATACGAAGGAAGCATTAGATTATTATAAAGATGTTCTTGGAGCGACAAATATTTCACGACTGCCTCTGGCTGAAGAACAAGCTGAACAATTTGGGGTTCCAATTGAGAAGGCTTCCGATTTAACAATGCATTCTCAATTTGACATTCTAGGTTCAACCATTATGGCTGCGGATAATTTTATGAAAGTTGATCCTCTTGTTTATGATTCCATTTCAATTTTAATTGATTTAGATTCGGAAGACGAACAAGCGGTCTCACAAGCAGATGCTTTTTGGAATAAGGCTGTTGAATCGGGGACAGTCACTGTTAATTTACCTTTTGAAAATCAATTCTGGGGTGGAAAAATGGGTGATTTTACTGACAAGTACGGAGTGCGTTGGATGCTACATGCTCAGCCTTATTCTAAGTTACAATCGAACTCATAA
- a CDS encoding L-lactate dehydrogenase yields the protein MKINNKKVVIVGAGAVGSTYAHNLVVDDLADEIAIINTNKSKASANSLDLLHALPYLNAAPKNIYAADYSDVSDADIVVLSANAPSATFGKNPDRLQLLENNVEMIRDITRKTMDAGFDGIFLVASNPVDVLAQVVAEVSGLPKHRVIGTGTLLETSRMRQIVAEKLQINPKSIHGYVLAEHGKSSFAAWSNVTVGAIPLTTWLKKYPNPEFPTFDEIDQEIREVGLDIFMQKGNTSYGIAASLARLTRAIFRNESVILPVSAYLTGEYCQSDLYTGSPAIIDRTGVRAVLELELTQEEQEKFKASTVLLKENFDSIKEKCTL from the coding sequence ATGAAAATTAATAACAAAAAAGTTGTAATTGTTGGAGCTGGAGCCGTCGGGAGTACTTATGCTCATAACTTAGTTGTTGATGATTTAGCAGATGAAATTGCAATAATAAATACCAACAAAAGTAAAGCTTCAGCCAACAGTTTAGACTTGCTTCATGCGCTTCCCTATTTAAATGCAGCTCCTAAAAACATTTATGCTGCTGATTATTCAGATGTTTCTGATGCAGATATTGTTGTTTTGTCTGCCAATGCTCCATCAGCAACTTTCGGAAAAAATCCAGATCGCCTACAGTTATTAGAAAATAATGTCGAAATGATTCGTGATATAACTCGTAAAACAATGGATGCAGGTTTTGATGGTATTTTCTTGGTCGCATCAAATCCAGTTGATGTCCTTGCCCAAGTTGTTGCAGAAGTATCTGGATTGCCTAAACATCGTGTGATAGGAACAGGAACGCTTTTAGAAACTAGTCGGATGCGCCAGATTGTTGCTGAAAAACTCCAAATTAATCCTAAAAGTATTCATGGATATGTTTTAGCTGAGCATGGGAAATCAAGTTTTGCCGCTTGGTCAAATGTGACAGTCGGTGCGATTCCATTAACAACGTGGCTCAAAAAATATCCTAATCCAGAGTTTCCAACCTTCGATGAAATTGATCAAGAAATTCGTGAAGTAGGTTTGGATATCTTTATGCAAAAAGGAAATACCTCTTACGGAATCGCTGCTTCATTAGCTCGTTTGACAAGAGCAATTTTTAGAAATGAAAGCGTGATTCTACCAGTTTCTGCCTATTTGACAGGAGAGTATTGCCAGTCCGATTTATATACAGGAAGTCCTGCAATTATTGATAGAACAGGTGTTCGAGCGGTCCTAGAGTTAGAATTAACTCAAGAAGAGCAAGAAAAATTTAAAGCTTCAACGGTTCTTCTTAAAGAGAATTTTGATTCAATTAAAGAAAAATGTACTTTGTAA
- the murQ gene encoding N-acetylmuramic acid 6-phosphate etherase translates to MIDLSTLTTERRNNETFNLDQMTVAEALIKMNNEDKKVAFAVEEALPNIEPVISSAIEAFNKGGRLIYMGAGTSGRLGVLDAAECVPTFGVPATQVIGLIAGGDKAMTVAVEGAEDSLELGRQDLIDLKLNENDLVLGIAASGRTPYVIGALDYAKEIGAKTASLSCNLNAEISKHAEFPIEVDCGPEFLTGSTRLKSGTAQKLILNMISTISMIGIGKVYNNLMVDVKPTNEKLVERSKRIIMQATDCTYEEAEEKFIEADQDVKLAIVMLLTDCAAEEGKTKLVRANGFVKNTLN, encoded by the coding sequence ATGATTGATTTATCAACACTAACAACAGAACGACGAAATAACGAAACTTTTAACCTTGACCAAATGACTGTCGCAGAAGCGCTTATTAAAATGAATAATGAAGATAAAAAAGTTGCTTTTGCAGTTGAAGAAGCACTTCCAAATATTGAACCAGTTATTTCATCAGCGATTGAAGCTTTTAACAAAGGTGGCCGTTTGATTTATATGGGTGCTGGAACAAGTGGTCGTTTAGGTGTACTTGATGCCGCTGAATGTGTCCCAACCTTTGGCGTACCAGCTACCCAAGTGATTGGTTTAATTGCCGGTGGTGACAAAGCAATGACGGTTGCTGTCGAAGGGGCTGAGGATAGTCTTGAACTTGGAAGACAAGATTTGATTGATTTGAAGTTGAATGAGAACGACCTTGTTTTAGGAATCGCTGCCAGTGGTCGGACTCCATATGTAATTGGAGCTTTAGATTACGCTAAAGAAATTGGTGCTAAAACGGCAAGCCTTTCTTGTAATCTTAATGCTGAAATTTCAAAACATGCCGAATTTCCAATTGAAGTTGATTGTGGACCAGAATTTTTAACAGGCTCAACAAGATTAAAATCGGGAACAGCTCAAAAATTAATTTTGAATATGATTTCAACAATTTCAATGATTGGGATTGGTAAAGTTTATAATAACTTGATGGTGGATGTTAAACCAACAAATGAAAAATTAGTTGAGCGTAGTAAACGCATCATTATGCAAGCGACAGATTGTACTTATGAAGAAGCCGAAGAAAAATTCATTGAAGCCGATCAAGATGTTAAACTTGCAATTGTCATGTTATTAACTGATTGTGCAGCAGAAGAAGGAAAAACCAAGCTTGTTAGAGCAAATGGTTTTGTGAAAAATACTCTGAATTAA
- the truB gene encoding tRNA pseudouridine(55) synthase TruB, which translates to MNENLNGILNVYKEAGWTSFDVVAKLRGILKTKKIGHGGTLDPSVTGVLPVAVGKSTRLLEYMEAAGKIYEGEVTIGFSTETEDADGEVVSKTPVERELTESEIDSIMKNFIGKIKQIPPMYSAVKINGKKLYEYARAGQTVDRPAREITIKSFVRTSPVMTDEAAGLVSFSFKVECSKGTYVRTLAVDLAEQLGYAGHMSKLQRTASNGLMIKDAVKLSEIEAAMEAGELSSLMYPAEYAVSDLPRVNLTADQFEMARVGKKFAEDDWVTDETTDSPVIKSNKSEFLLTDLSELTRDKFAAFYDDKLIAVYMKHPEKAGIWKPNKVLV; encoded by the coding sequence ATGAATGAAAATTTAAATGGTATTTTAAATGTCTATAAAGAAGCGGGCTGGACATCTTTTGATGTTGTTGCCAAACTTCGTGGTATTTTAAAAACAAAAAAAATTGGACATGGTGGAACTTTAGACCCTTCTGTGACAGGCGTTTTACCAGTGGCCGTTGGAAAATCGACGCGGTTATTAGAGTACATGGAAGCGGCAGGTAAAATTTACGAAGGTGAAGTTACTATTGGTTTTTCAACGGAAACCGAAGATGCTGACGGGGAAGTTGTCAGTAAAACGCCAGTAGAACGGGAGCTGACAGAGTCTGAAATTGACTCAATAATGAAAAATTTTATTGGAAAAATAAAGCAAATTCCTCCAATGTATTCAGCCGTAAAAATTAACGGAAAAAAATTGTATGAATATGCCAGAGCTGGTCAGACAGTTGACCGTCCGGCAAGAGAGATTACAATCAAATCATTTGTCAGAACAAGTCCCGTGATGACTGATGAAGCGGCAGGTTTGGTAAGCTTTTCTTTCAAAGTTGAGTGCAGCAAAGGAACCTATGTCCGAACATTAGCAGTAGATTTAGCAGAGCAACTTGGTTACGCAGGACATATGTCAAAATTGCAAAGAACAGCAAGTAATGGACTGATGATTAAAGATGCTGTCAAACTCTCAGAGATTGAAGCAGCAATGGAGGCAGGAGAGCTTTCTAGCTTAATGTACCCAGCAGAATATGCTGTCAGTGATTTGCCAAGAGTAAATTTGACTGCTGATCAGTTTGAAATGGCACGAGTTGGAAAAAAATTTGCTGAGGATGATTGGGTTACAGATGAAACTACTGACAGCCCTGTCATTAAGTCTAATAAAAGTGAATTTTTACTGACAGACTTGTCAGAACTGACAAGAGATAAATTTGCAGCCTTTTATGATGATAAATTAATTGCTGTTTACATGAAACATCCAGAAAAAGCAGGAATTTGGAAACCAAATAAAGTATTGGTTTAA
- a CDS encoding MurR/RpiR family transcriptional regulator, whose translation MDTLLIIRQNYSSFTTVEKKIADYIFEVGEKMLEKSAQEVAGEIGSSSAALVRFSRKLGYDGFSQFKQKLSASYAAHVDDEEYYKEVNDSESPTSIKNKLKVRVNHMVETTNSALLDDEIMEAVSSIDAAENIFVFGIGASSMVAQDIFQKFSRIGKQVIFIQDAHLFVSSLSVSNKKTIFIGISMKGETKEVLELASVVKNMKIPIIAITSRENSSLGQMADCILHSVSGEDYQMRTAATMSLMAQLYVVDILFYMYVSEHFTESYDKLEKTRDAIKLLEKK comes from the coding sequence ATGGATACTTTACTTATCATTAGGCAAAATTATTCTAGCTTTACGACAGTTGAGAAAAAAATAGCTGACTATATTTTTGAAGTCGGAGAGAAAATGCTAGAAAAAAGTGCGCAAGAAGTGGCTGGAGAAATTGGTAGCTCCTCTGCGGCTTTAGTAAGATTTTCCAGAAAGTTAGGTTATGATGGATTCTCCCAGTTTAAACAAAAATTGAGTGCCTCGTATGCTGCTCATGTAGATGATGAAGAATACTACAAGGAAGTAAATGATTCTGAATCACCTACTTCAATTAAGAATAAACTCAAAGTCCGGGTAAATCACATGGTAGAGACGACAAATTCTGCTCTGTTGGATGATGAAATCATGGAAGCTGTGTCTTCAATTGATGCTGCTGAGAATATCTTTGTTTTTGGAATTGGAGCATCTTCAATGGTTGCTCAGGATATTTTTCAAAAGTTTAGTCGAATTGGCAAGCAAGTTATCTTTATTCAAGATGCCCATTTATTTGTTTCCTCTCTTTCTGTTTCTAATAAAAAAACAATCTTCATTGGAATTTCAATGAAGGGGGAAACAAAAGAAGTTCTGGAACTCGCAAGCGTGGTGAAAAATATGAAAATCCCCATTATTGCAATTACTTCTCGGGAAAATTCAAGCTTAGGACAAATGGCTGATTGTATTCTTCATTCTGTTTCTGGTGAAGATTATCAAATGCGGACTGCTGCAACAATGAGTTTGATGGCTCAGCTTTATGTTGTTGACATTCTTTTTTATATGTATGTATCAGAGCATTTTACAGAAAGTTATGACAAGTTGGAAAAAACACGTGATGCTATAAAATTATTGGAAAAAAAGTGA
- a CDS encoding DUF871 domain-containing protein → MYGYSIFMNRDLNEKDYLYIDKMTNHGFKGIFTSMHIPEDEASLYKKRLIDLGTAAKKNHLKLMVDISGQALEKAGFSIDRVEELQELGVTGLRMDYHISNETIAQVSQKMTVSLNASTIRQEDIDELKENKANFNQLEAWHNYYPRPETGLSRESFLRKNEFLKRNSFKVMAFIPGDDSLRHPLYEGLPTLEAHRYQHPLSSLLDMESINIDHIYVGDGGLKARTAWQINQYLQKRELVLQATQATSDFAKVLSEHENRQDDARDVIRSAQARFNEISEINPENTIERKKGSITIDNCEYGRYMGEIQITKRNLPADKKVNVVGNIIKEDLELISFIGPGQKFKIEKEKNND, encoded by the coding sequence ATGTACGGTTATTCAATTTTTATGAATAGAGACTTAAATGAAAAGGACTATTTATATATTGACAAGATGACTAATCATGGTTTTAAAGGGATTTTCACATCGATGCATATTCCCGAGGATGAAGCAAGTCTATATAAAAAAAGACTAATAGACTTAGGAACAGCTGCTAAAAAGAATCATTTGAAACTTATGGTTGATATTTCAGGTCAAGCTTTAGAAAAAGCTGGATTTTCTATTGATAGAGTAGAAGAACTTCAAGAACTTGGAGTAACTGGTCTCAGAATGGATTATCATATCAGCAATGAGACAATTGCGCAAGTTAGTCAAAAAATGACTGTCAGTCTAAATGCCAGTACAATTAGGCAAGAAGATATTGACGAGTTAAAAGAAAATAAGGCAAACTTTAATCAGCTTGAAGCCTGGCACAACTATTACCCAAGACCAGAAACAGGCCTTTCTCGGGAGAGCTTTCTTAGAAAAAATGAATTTTTGAAAAGAAATTCATTTAAAGTTATGGCCTTTATTCCGGGAGATGATTCTCTACGCCATCCTTTATATGAAGGATTACCAACCCTTGAAGCGCACCGCTATCAACATCCACTCTCTTCCTTACTTGATATGGAGTCTATAAATATAGATCATATTTATGTTGGGGATGGAGGATTAAAAGCAAGAACAGCTTGGCAGATTAACCAATATCTTCAAAAGAGGGAACTTGTATTGCAAGCAACCCAAGCAACAAGTGATTTTGCTAAAGTTCTCAGTGAGCATGAAAATAGACAAGATGATGCTAGAGATGTGATCCGCAGCGCTCAGGCCCGCTTCAATGAAATTTCTGAAATAAATCCAGAAAATACAATTGAGAGAAAAAAAGGCTCAATTACTATTGATAATTGTGAATATGGTCGTTATATGGGCGAAATTCAAATTACTAAAAGGAATTTGCCAGCAGATAAAAAAGTAAATGTTGTGGGAAATATTATTAAAGAAGATTTAGAACTTATTTCTTTTATTGGCCCAGGACAAAAATTTAAAATAGAAAAAGAGAAAAATAATGATTGA
- a CDS encoding glucose PTS transporter subunit IIA produces MAEEKIARIAREIYENVGGTQNVKKLIHCMTRVRMTIIDDSKVNLAGLKAIDGVMGVVEDETLQVVIGPGTVNKVAQAMVETVGVRLGETFPSAEGQSIDDLMAKTKSEAKEKYNKPSKFKAVLNTISKIFVPLIPAFVGAGLIGGLASVLGNLVTAGTLDAATWTQFITVLKIIQSGIFSYLAIYVGINSAQEFGATPSLGGVIGAVSLLTGMNPEAPLKNIFNGSALSAGQGGIIGVIFAVWLLSILEKQLRKFIPDSIDIIVTPTIGLLVIGFAEIFAIMPVAGVISSSLVGAINFILQVGGGFSGFVLGVLFLPMVMFGLHQILTPIHLEMIAKTGSTQLLPILAMAGAGQVGAAIALWLRLRKDKEFVELVKGALPVGILGIGEPLIYGITLPLGRPFITACIGGGIGGAIIGSLGQAGAIAIGPSGLALLPLIANGKWWVYLLGLLGAYIGGFIATYLFGIPKDAKEKADNYGKSVQMETIQPTLRVVTTPEFSSSTIASPLEGNVKELSTIEDEVFSSGMLGKGVAIEPDNGDVVSPVAGVVTTVFPTKHAIGLTSDDGVEILIHIGMDTVGLNGEAFESFVKQNDRVKKGDLLVRADLSKIKAAGLSIITPVVITNSDTYREIIISHGGKIIKEERRG; encoded by the coding sequence ATGGCAGAAGAAAAAATAGCTCGTATTGCACGGGAGATTTATGAAAATGTTGGTGGAACACAAAATGTAAAAAAATTGATTCATTGCATGACTCGTGTTCGGATGACCATTATTGATGATTCAAAAGTTAACTTAGCTGGTTTAAAGGCAATTGATGGAGTGATGGGTGTCGTTGAAGATGAAACACTACAAGTTGTCATCGGACCTGGAACTGTAAATAAAGTTGCTCAAGCAATGGTTGAGACAGTTGGGGTAAGGTTAGGAGAAACTTTCCCAAGTGCTGAAGGTCAATCAATTGATGATTTAATGGCAAAAACAAAATCGGAAGCTAAAGAAAAGTATAATAAGCCTTCAAAATTTAAAGCGGTTCTTAATACGATTTCTAAAATATTCGTTCCATTGATTCCTGCTTTTGTTGGTGCCGGTTTGATTGGTGGGCTGGCCTCTGTTTTAGGAAACTTAGTCACTGCTGGTACCTTAGATGCCGCAACATGGACCCAGTTTATTACCGTCTTAAAAATTATTCAATCTGGAATTTTTTCTTACTTAGCCATCTATGTCGGAATTAATTCAGCTCAAGAATTTGGAGCAACACCTTCGCTTGGTGGTGTTATCGGTGCGGTTTCCTTGCTCACAGGAATGAACCCAGAAGCACCATTGAAAAATATCTTTAATGGAAGTGCACTTTCGGCAGGACAAGGTGGAATTATTGGCGTAATTTTCGCTGTTTGGTTACTATCGATTTTAGAAAAACAACTACGTAAATTTATTCCTGACTCAATTGATATTATTGTGACACCAACCATTGGTTTATTGGTCATTGGTTTTGCGGAGATTTTTGCCATTATGCCGGTAGCGGGAGTTATTTCTTCAAGTTTAGTCGGGGCAATTAACTTTATTCTTCAAGTTGGTGGTGGTTTCTCTGGCTTTGTTTTGGGTGTACTTTTCTTACCAATGGTTATGTTTGGTTTACACCAAATCTTAACCCCTATTCATTTAGAAATGATTGCTAAAACGGGCTCAACACAATTATTGCCAATCCTTGCAATGGCTGGAGCTGGTCAAGTTGGTGCTGCGATTGCGCTTTGGCTTCGTTTGAGAAAAGATAAAGAATTTGTCGAACTTGTTAAAGGTGCTCTTCCAGTAGGGATTTTAGGAATTGGAGAACCTTTAATTTATGGGATTACCCTACCTCTTGGTCGTCCATTCATCACGGCCTGTATCGGTGGGGGGATTGGTGGTGCAATCATCGGTTCATTAGGTCAAGCTGGAGCCATTGCTATTGGCCCTTCAGGCCTTGCTCTCCTTCCACTTATTGCCAATGGCAAATGGTGGGTTTATCTTCTTGGACTATTGGGTGCTTATATTGGTGGATTTATTGCTACTTATCTCTTTGGTATTCCTAAAGATGCAAAAGAAAAAGCAGATAATTATGGAAAATCAGTCCAAATGGAAACTATTCAACCTACTTTACGTGTTGTGACAACTCCAGAATTTTCTAGTTCAACAATTGCATCACCACTTGAGGGGAATGTGAAAGAACTTTCTACAATTGAGGATGAAGTTTTCTCAAGCGGAATGTTGGGTAAAGGAGTAGCCATTGAACCAGATAATGGAGATGTCGTTTCGCCCGTCGCTGGAGTTGTTACTACAGTTTTTCCAACTAAGCACGCGATTGGTTTGACTAGTGATGACGGTGTTGAAATTCTAATTCATATTGGAATGGATACTGTTGGCTTAAATGGTGAAGCTTTTGAAAGTTTCGTTAAGCAAAATGATCGTGTCAAAAAAGGAGATTTACTGGTAAGAGCAGATCTTTCAAAAATAAAAGCAGCAGGTTTATCTATAATTACACCTGTGGTTATCACAAATTCTGATACTTATCGAGAAATTATTATCAGTCATGGTGGGAAAATAATTAAAGAAGAACGGAGAGGTTAA
- the tpiA gene encoding triose-phosphate isomerase — MSRKPIIAGNWKMNKTLSEAQAFVEAVKNNLPSSDNVESVIGAPALFLAPMAYLRQGSELKLAAENSYFENAGAFTGENSPAAIVDLGVEYIIIGHSERREYFHETDEDINKKAKAIFAAGATPILCCGETLETFEAGKTAEWVSGQIEAGLAGLSAEQVSNLVIAYEPIWAIGTGKTATNEIADETCGVVRSTVEKLYGKEVSEAVRIQYGGSVKPETIEGLMAKENIDGALVGGASLEADSFLALLEMYK, encoded by the coding sequence ATGTCACGTAAACCAATTATCGCTGGTAACTGGAAAATGAACAAAACTTTGTCAGAAGCGCAAGCTTTTGTTGAAGCTGTAAAAAATAACTTGCCTTCATCTGATAATGTTGAATCAGTTATCGGTGCACCTGCACTTTTCCTCGCTCCTATGGCTTACCTTCGTCAAGGTTCAGAATTGAAACTTGCTGCTGAAAATAGCTACTTTGAAAATGCTGGAGCGTTCACTGGTGAAAATAGTCCAGCTGCTATCGTTGATTTAGGTGTTGAATACATCATCATCGGTCACAGCGAACGTCGTGAATATTTCCACGAAACTGACGAAGACATCAACAAAAAAGCAAAAGCAATCTTCGCTGCTGGAGCAACTCCAATCCTTTGTTGTGGTGAAACTTTGGAAACTTTTGAAGCTGGAAAAACAGCTGAATGGGTTTCAGGTCAAATCGAAGCTGGTCTTGCTGGCTTGAGTGCTGAACAAGTTTCAAACTTGGTTATTGCTTATGAACCAATCTGGGCAATCGGAACTGGTAAAACTGCAACAAACGAAATCGCTGACGAAACTTGTGGTGTTGTTCGTTCAACAGTTGAAAAACTTTACGGAAAAGAAGTTTCAGAAGCTGTACGTATCCAATACGGTGGTTCAGTTAAACCTGAAACAATCGAAGGATTGATGGCTAAAGAAAACATCGACGGTGCCCTCGTTGGTGGAGCTTCACTTGAAGCTGATAGCTTCCTTGCATTGCTTGAAATGTACAAATAA
- a CDS encoding flavocytochrome c — MKIWTKLGLLTLVGLSLTSCGSNTKNTKGQSSSSQKVETSAGASKSNIYADPSTLSDKYDVIIVGSGGAGMTAAIEAKDAGMNPVILEKMPIAGGNTSKASAGLNASETSVEKAQGVADSNDKFYEETLKGGGGTNDKALLRYFVDHSAGAVDWLNTNGIVLDNLTTTGGMSVSRTHRPHDGSAVGGYLVKGLEENITKRNIPLFVNSDVTKITEKDGKVSGVKVKIEGETKDISSKAVVVTTGGFGANKKMIAKYRPDLKDYVTTNAAGSTGDGITMISELGGELVDMDKIQIHPTVFQKTGYLVSESIRGEGAILVNQKGKRFFNEMDTRDKVSAAELKQPGKYSYVIFGEGTKDKVKAVEQYISKDMVVEADSIKGLADKLDINEKALTSTIDGWNKAVSTKKDEDFGRTTGMTTEISGKYYAIKVAPGIHHTMAGVKINTNTQVLKKDGSPIQGLYAAGEVTGGLHGGNRIGGNAVADIVIFGRQAGTQSAAYAKTSN, encoded by the coding sequence ATGAAAATTTGGACTAAACTAGGCTTGCTAACGCTTGTGGGCCTCTCTTTGACTTCTTGTGGGAGTAATACAAAGAATACAAAAGGACAATCAAGTTCGTCTCAGAAAGTTGAAACCTCGGCTGGTGCAAGTAAATCAAACATCTATGCTGATCCTTCTACTTTAAGTGATAAATACGATGTGATTATTGTTGGTTCTGGTGGGGCTGGAATGACTGCAGCAATTGAAGCAAAAGATGCTGGAATGAATCCAGTCATTTTAGAAAAAATGCCAATTGCTGGTGGAAATACTTCAAAAGCCTCAGCTGGTTTGAACGCATCAGAAACATCAGTCGAAAAAGCACAAGGTGTCGCTGATTCAAATGATAAATTTTATGAAGAAACGCTCAAAGGTGGTGGCGGTACGAATGACAAGGCACTCCTTCGTTATTTTGTTGACCACTCGGCTGGTGCTGTTGATTGGTTAAATACAAATGGAATTGTTTTAGATAATTTAACTACGACAGGGGGAATGTCAGTTTCAAGAACTCACCGACCACATGATGGTTCAGCAGTTGGTGGTTATTTGGTAAAAGGTCTTGAAGAAAATATTACCAAACGAAATATTCCCTTATTTGTAAATAGTGATGTTACCAAAATTACTGAAAAAGATGGTAAAGTATCTGGAGTTAAAGTTAAGATTGAGGGTGAAACTAAAGATATTTCTTCTAAAGCAGTCGTTGTTACAACAGGTGGATTTGGTGCAAATAAGAAAATGATTGCAAAATATCGTCCTGACCTTAAAGATTATGTGACAACAAATGCGGCTGGTTCAACTGGTGACGGAATTACTATGATTTCAGAACTTGGTGGGGAATTAGTTGATATGGATAAAATTCAAATTCATCCAACTGTATTCCAAAAAACAGGTTATCTTGTTTCAGAATCAATTCGTGGTGAAGGGGCGATTCTTGTAAATCAAAAAGGGAAACGTTTCTTTAATGAAATGGATACTCGTGATAAAGTTTCTGCTGCTGAACTTAAACAACCAGGAAAATATTCTTATGTTATTTTTGGAGAAGGAACTAAAGATAAAGTAAAAGCAGTTGAACAGTATATATCTAAAGATATGGTCGTTGAAGCTGACAGTATCAAGGGACTTGCTGACAAGCTCGATATTAATGAAAAAGCACTGACTTCAACAATTGATGGTTGGAACAAAGCTGTATCAACTAAAAAAGATGAAGACTTTGGTCGTACAACAGGAATGACTACTGAAATATCAGGTAAGTATTATGCCATTAAAGTGGCTCCAGGAATTCACCATACAATGGCTGGGGTAAAAATTAATACAAATACTCAAGTCTTGAAAAAAGATGGTAGTCCAATTCAAGGATTATATGCTGCCGGAGAAGTTACAGGTGGTCTCCATGGTGGTAACCGCATTGGTGGTAACGCTGTTGCTGATATTGTTATCTTTGGACGACAAGCTGGAACTCAATCTGCGGCCTATGCTAAAACAAGCAATTAA
- a CDS encoding bifunctional riboflavin kinase/FAD synthetase: MEILEFNDELKFDEELILVLGYFDGLHRGHQSLFTEAKKIAAVLNLKIAVFTFPEKPTLTFNKFEPEMLLKLTSDEKRAEFFAENGVDYLVFKDFTSNFAHQTSTEFAESVVKRFNPKVVITGFDYTTGSDMKNLKSTEDYRVVIMPEKADEHGKISSTRIRKAVEEGDIVQANELLGYSYETRGLVVHGFARGRQLGYPTANLVIKDYVHLPAVGVYTCDVIFAGERHRGFASIGYNDTFNGTEKTVEVHIFDFNGEIYGEKLTVLWLDKIRDMIKFDGIDQLIKQMKEDEQIARDFKA, from the coding sequence ATGGAAATATTAGAATTTAATGATGAACTAAAATTTGATGAAGAACTTATCCTTGTCCTCGGTTATTTTGATGGATTACACCGAGGACATCAAAGTCTTTTTACAGAAGCTAAAAAAATTGCGGCGGTATTGAATTTAAAAATAGCTGTTTTTACCTTTCCGGAAAAACCAACATTAACCTTCAACAAATTTGAGCCTGAAATGCTTTTGAAATTAACTTCAGATGAAAAACGAGCAGAGTTCTTTGCTGAAAATGGGGTAGATTACCTTGTATTTAAAGATTTCACTTCTAATTTTGCTCATCAAACTTCAACTGAATTTGCAGAAAGTGTCGTCAAAAGATTCAATCCCAAAGTGGTGATTACAGGATTTGATTATACGACAGGCTCTGATATGAAAAATCTCAAGTCAACGGAAGACTACCGTGTGGTCATCATGCCGGAAAAAGCGGATGAACATGGAAAAATTTCATCGACACGGATTAGAAAAGCAGTTGAAGAAGGTGATATTGTACAAGCAAATGAACTTTTAGGTTATTCTTATGAAACAAGAGGCCTTGTTGTTCATGGTTTTGCCCGCGGAAGACAACTGGGCTATCCAACAGCAAATCTAGTAATTAAAGATTACGTTCATTTGCCAGCTGTTGGAGTTTATACCTGTGATGTCATTTTTGCTGGAGAACGTCATCGTGGCTTTGCTTCAATTGGATATAATGATACTTTTAACGGGACTGAAAAAACAGTTGAAGTTCATATTTTTGATTTTAATGGAGAAATTTATGGTGAAAAATTGACTGTTTTATGGCTAGATAAAATTCGCGATATGATTAAATTTGATGGGATAGATCAATTAATTAAACAAATGAAAGAAGACGAGCAAATTGCTCGTGATTTCAAAGCGTAA